In Citrus sinensis cultivar Valencia sweet orange chromosome 4, DVS_A1.0, whole genome shotgun sequence, one DNA window encodes the following:
- the LOC102613296 gene encoding AT-hook motif nuclear-localized protein 23, with the protein MAGLDLGTASRYVHHQLHRPDLHLQHQPADDSEEHDNNNNNNNNNHRVGGAQFSDGSDHHQGLDLVNAAGNSGGHGDIVARRPRGRPPGSKNKPKPPVIITRESANTLRAHILEVGNGCDVFDCVANYARRRQRGICILSGSGTVTNVSIRQPAAAGAIVTLHGRFEILSLSGSFLPPPAPPGATSLTIFLAGGQGQVVGGSVVGELTAAGPVIVIAASFTNVAYERLPLDEDEQLQMQQASGGSGGAGGGNPNNLFADAGAGSAGGLPFFNLPLNMPPNVQLPVEGWSGNAGVRPPF; encoded by the coding sequence ATGGCCGGTTTGGATTTAGGCACAGCTTCTCGCTACGTTCATCATCAGCTCCATAGACCTGACCTTCACCTTCAGCATCAACCTGCTGATGATTCAGAAGAGCacgacaacaacaacaacaacaacaacaacaaccatCGCGTAGGTGGGGCCCAGTTCTCGGATGGAAGTGATCACCACCAAGGCCTTGACCTCGTCAACGCTGCCGGCAACTCAGGCGGCCATGGAGACATCGTCGCCCGGAGGCCCAGAGGCCGTCCCCCCGGCTCCAAGAACAAACCAAAACCTCCAGTTATAATCACACGCGAGAGCGCCAACACGCTCCGGGCCCACATTCTTGAAGTGGGAAACGGCTGTGATGTATTCGACTGCGTTGCCAATTACGCCAGGAGAAGGCAGCGTGGAATCTGCATACTCAGTGGAAGCGGGACGGTCACTAACGTCAGCATTAGACAACCAGCTGCAGCAGGAGCGATAGTCACTCTTCATGGAAGATTCGAGATACTTTCTCTGTCAGGTTCTTTCTTACCACCACCCGCTCCTCCAGGTGCCACAAGCTTGACAATTTTTCTAGCCGGTGGTCAAGGGCAAGTCGTGGGGGGGAGCGTGGTCGGGGAGCTGACTGCAGCAGGGCCAGTGATTGTGATCGCAGCGTCCTTCACCAATGTTGCATACGAGAGACTGCCGTTGGATGAGGACGAGCAGTTGCAGATGCAACAAGCCAGTGGGGGCAGCGGCGGTGCCGGCGGTGGTAATCCTAATAACTTGTTTGCTGACGCTGGTGCTGGTTCTGCCGGAGGACTTCCGTTCTTTAATTTGCCTCTGAATATGCCTCCGAATGTTCAGTTGCCAGTCGAAGGATGGTCTGGAAACGCAGGTGTTAGGCCTCCGTTCTga